In Aedes albopictus strain Foshan chromosome 3, AalbF5, whole genome shotgun sequence, the genomic window aaatgctgtgtctggttatcTAAGAATGTCACTGATTTTATTTTCTGCATCTGACGAATTGAAgcgtcaaatataaaaaaaaaaatataaattttcaacgtctattgtctgtgatttttttaatcaaatactgtgtctggttgtctaaggttgtcgctgATTTTGTTCTGTGAATCTGATAGTGAAAAGGAAttgaaatgtcatttttttttgtgagaatttccccgcgtgctgcgtctggttgactagtcaccggacagacaaacagggctattatatatgatttaaaaaaaaaatggcaacacggcagaatgttctgcaataatgatgctctcgttcacgcgctgctgcattgaaaggttgatctggaggggaaatattgaaccaatcatttgatccatggaataatttgacccatggtttgagcaatcttcgagaggattgatgtaacaattttgaaggtggggaaatattgtagagaaaattgaagaaaaatgcgctatggagaggaaatattgctgtgtggttgatcaaacggaagataggggaaaagttgaatgattgatatcAATCTATTTTCGAACAATAAtatacattcaatgtttccataaaacggtcaactattgatcaatatatgcatcGTGTGACTGGCGCTATAATATGGAAGCAATCAACCTGCAGTTCCATATATTTTCGCTGTACTTAAGTACCGTGCGCCAACCACAACACTCAATCAACCAACCGAACGTTCCCGTCCATACGAGcttccaacagcagcagcagcagcagcaaaacgAAGCACAAAGAGCCATTGTTCACTCGATCGCCGTACCTACACCACCCGTCGGCATAGGTGAAATTAAAACCGAAAACAGTCAGCAGCACGGGCATTCGACAGGGGTCTCCAAATCACCCGGTGTCGTTTCATGCAAGCCGTTGATTAAAATCAATAATTTGCGACAGACTGACACTGGAAGGATCGGTGCTCATAAATTCAATCGGCAGAAGTATATACAGCACCTGTTAGATCGAAATGGACACCGAATGGATTCGCCAAGAAGATGGTCAATTCTGCACAGCGATGTTTTCGAATGGATGGTCAACCAGAGTCGGATCGGTAGACGTTTGATGTTATTCCGTGCCATCGTTCCCGTTGCCCTGATCATCGACCACGCAATCATCACGATCATCCAACCATCATCGTTCTTCATACACCAGAAGACCGTCGCTATGGTTAACTCCGTCAACCAATTAAAAGGGGGAGacgttgggaaccactgatcagCTCAGCATTCTCTCTCTATACTGCTCGCTCACCGAAGGCGATGAGTCTGCCTTTCGGTTGATGCACAAAGTAGTTAATTAGGATCAGAAGTATTGTAGTCGTCCTACCGTGTACGTGTCGCGTCTTAGTCATGTAATTTTTATGTACAATAAAGTtacattttaatttgttattcGTTTACACCTGGAGTTTCATTACACTACCATGTGTctcggccaccccgaactccaggttGTAACACACATGAACTAGGCAGTCTTAATACATTGATTTGGATTTGTATAATCTATGAATGGATCTTGCTTAGCCAATAGTGTGTCAGACATATACTTTAAATTCCTAAGAGCTATCCTTGTAAGGCtatatttaaaattgtttaatttttaataaacctaaggagagatgtagtaggctatgCTGGGAGTGACATTCAGGAGTAAGATAATAAACTTCACTTGTGTACAGGATATCAACCAAACAACAGTATTTTACAGATTATATAGCGagtccgtgtaaaaaaaaccgtgttaattcgcgaaaccgtgcaaaataaaaacgtgtaaaaaaaaccgtgtaaaaaaagaccttagtgtatatgCAAGAACCCTTCACCAAAGGTggattaatagttatttatgtaacgagttgcaaaatgatgatttttacagcacgagtcgtacatttatccaacgaggcttgccgagttggataaatatgacgagtgctgtaaaaatcgagttttgcaacgagttgcatacaacattttttgcaatgagatAAAATAATCACtgtaatatgatcatttccaccAGCATCATCATGCTTCCAGGTGGTTGTACGAgatcacccacgtgttccatcaagccagacgcaaaacttgaatcaagtaagctgtgctataaccgtcacagtttttcaagctcttgacggggaaacacaggttgttgcccaaataattgcattatgattcataatacaacccaaatgagttgcattatgaatcataatgcaactgctttttatagttaggaaaagtaggccgtagtgacactaaaacggcaagtataaaatgcaatattatagtgccaagttgcaaaaaaaacattttttttattgctagaGTGCCTTACTTACCAATACAAACTGTTCTGCACCAAATGACTACGTTGTTTGACATTTTCTCACATATTTCACTTTTATACACGTACTTACAAAATATCATTATTGAATTATCGCACTGAAATTTAAAACATTTACactattgacggtttccccccttatcgaacgcgacgatttgaatccgtcgcggatgaaaccgtcgccacagtcgtcgcagccaatcagcaggcgggagtctgacgtttctccgatctcactaacacaaacagcagcagaggtggttcttgattcgttgcgatgattcagaaatgccgactggaagttggcagcgcgttttgttatgaaagcaacatacaatatatTGATTCATTACGATTCCGTTAACACATTGCTTTTAACAATTTTGAATGGTTCAGAAAATACTCTGGTAGACAACTCTATTTGAAAAACGCCCCGCATAATAAAATACAGTTTGTGTTAATATccacacagtatgtctcctttatctgttactgttactgtatcTCAAACAGGTGCTTTGATGTTGAAACTATGAAACTCGAAGTATTCAATCATAAAGAATGGTCTATGTAACGCATACAAAGCTGTAACAATATGCTATATTGTACAGAAGTTGTTGAATAATATAGTGATGCAAACTCAGGAGGCATGGTGGCAATATAGAATgaccttttctcaaacggtttgtgattttttttgagaCGCACTTAAACATGTGTATAtcactgtatgccacttaaaTTGAACAGTTTGCCATATTGTTGCACACATTGGTATTTGTGAAAACCGAACATTTCTGTTTGCagctttttagaaaaaaaaaacgtgaagtCGCTCGCGAgctgagtgaaaaaaaaaaacaactaaaaactTGCTGCGGTAAACGAGCTGTAGTGTCTGGAGCGGTCTGGTTTAGTCAGGGGTAAGTTTTTCACGATTATTCCATTTTTTGTAGTATAACTAATCGAATGTAAATTATATTGCAGAATTCGCGAATTTCCCCTACCAACATGAGCCTTATCCCGCCTGAATCTTATTGCCTGCGAGGGATCCCGCAAAATGAAAGTGAGAAGGATCCCTCCTGTTATATGCAGAAACTGCATGGAATCCGCCCCATCCGGAAGAAGACCCGGTAATCGTCGTAGGTGCCTTCACCGGATCAAGGATGCCTTCAAGTCGATCAATTCCGCCGCGGGAAGGTCGACAAAGTAATTtgcttttaaggacaaggtatttggagtacattgctcaaaatttccagagcaccgttttttagaatcgttgaacggatttggactaaaatgcatcacgctgttgacaaccactgaacaattagagtgatgcattttcatacaaatccgttcaacggttctaaaaaacggtgctctagaaattttgagctatgtactccaaataccttgtccttaagataaAGTAGAGGTTATATATTTATTAAATAAAAGAATCTCCGGTGAACGCATAACAGACTTTTTATTTTAACGGTTCAAATGCAGTAGAACCATATATCATAAGTTGAATTTACTATAGATGACCATAAATCAAAAATACCACATACATTGTTCATTTTCAACCCAGATTTATTGTTTTACTGTTCTCTAACCAATTGCcatgcagtgaattgtctgaaaaactggataataaaTTGATTATATcctttactgttttgcgaaaaatttgttcgagaaaatgagcgattttttatggtaacctatcttaaccgcctattccacatactgtaatttggcggattaccatttgtcaaactggcaaatctgtacgtgGCATGGTTAGCTTATTGTTATCTCGGACAGcttgaaaaatggttaaattactatttttaatactcatatacagtatgagaaacgctgcatttacagtttgtgattatgcggggCACTTGTAACACAAACGTTTAGTAATTGCTTCTGTAAATATCgatttgtatttatttttataaTTTATGAGGATTGTTAAggttaaaaataaaatagtttcacACTTCCGGTACTTGCGCTTATTAATAATTTAAATAAGAATCGGAACGCGATATTTTTCATACAGACAGAAACCACAGAAACCGAAAGCACAGAAACCGATTCGCGCGTGACCATCCGGCGTAAGCATCTTTGgcgcactatttatttattttgtaaacagCAACGCGCAAACAAAAAATAACATAAGCAACATCGTTGACGGAACATTCCCGGGAATCTGCGCTCAAACCGGGAAAACGTATACGTATAAATATGCCGTGTTAACGTGCGTGACCAAAATATATCGATAATTTATTATTATTCCAACGATTCGAATTATAATTAATATTAATTTATTCGTTATCTTCCTTGatgagaatttcattgaaaataaacAAGAATTGAAAAATCACAAACCATTCGCGTGAAACTTTTTCCCCTCAACCTACCGCAGGTGCCATCTATCGGCAAAATCGTATCCATTCCACCGCCATAGGCCCCTCGATCTGTCAAACGTTCGGGAGATCGCTTTCTTGAAAACGCGTGCGTTTTCTTGTCGCTCCGAAACGGAAGTGTGAATGCCGAAATCACTTTGATGTCTTTTTATTTGTGACTGTGAAAGATGACGGGCTTGTCGGAAAAGGTTCCTATTTTTACTCAGTTTTTCTCTGGGAAATACTTTCGTTTTTCCGATTTATCGCGCGTGAACCGGTAGTTTTGTGCGGGGAAATTGGTTTGGTGGAGGAAttaaattgatgagtgaattGTGTAGTGGAAAATAGTGTCGGCAAAACTAGCGGTTCACCGGAGTATTTACACATGTGGAAGCGGACGGATGTTGACAGATTGTGCGTTTTGGTTTTGTTCGTCTTTTTTAGCCAATCCTTATCGACGGTCGCGGCCATCTGTTGGGCCGTTTGGCCTCCGTCATTGCCAAGCAGATCCTGAATGGACGTAAGGTAGTGGTTGTGCGCTGCGAGGATCTGCAGCTGTCGGGACACTTCTTCCGGAACAAGATCAAGTTCTTGGCCTACTTGCGCAAACGGTGCAATGTCAACCCGGCCCGTGGTCCGTTCCACTTCCGTGCCCCCAGCCGTATGCTGTGGAAGGCCGTCCGCGGAATGGTCCCCCACAAGACCAAGCGAGGACACAACGCCCTGAAGCGCCTGAAGGTGTACGAAGGCATTCCAGCGCCGTTCGACCGGCAGAAGCGTCTGTGCGTCCCCACGGCGATGCGACAGCTCTGCCTGCGTCCGGACAGGAAGGTAAGTTTTTAAAATTGGTGTTGCTGAGCGGGTGCTAACGGTAGTTGGGTTTTTATTTTTAGTTCTGCGATGTTGGCCGAGTTGCCCACGAAGTTGGCTGGAAGTATCGCGACGTTGTCAGCAATCTGGAAGCCAAGAGGAAGATCAAGTCCCGTCTGTCATACTTGCATACTAAGAAGTTGAAGGTAAGTGCCAAATTCCATCGAGAACAGGGACGGGATTCGGAGGATTTTGATTGTCAGTTTCCCGTGGTTAGATAGTTAAATGCAAACAATGTTGTTATTGACTTACCGTAAAGTTTCTATTATGGGACCTTATCTTATTTCGATTACCATTCAGTCACATTTGAAGTATTCTCGAGACTTCATATTCAAAAAATGTTTCGGATTTTATGAAGCTACTGTCGAAATACCTACCAGTTTGCTAAATCCAAAGTGCCTTTGAAGTTCAGAATCTTAAGATCAATTTCGGCCATACTCTGTGAGCTCCATTTCGTGCAAAATTGGTTTGCTGGTTCCTCATGCAACTTTTGTTAAACGTAcaatttttttgcgaaattttgcaaaagttcttccgaagatttctgcctgtttttcgggatttctcttctcttctcagatttcctcctgaaattttcctaATATTTCGTTGCGTGATTAGTACCAGCATCTTTTCTTCCGAACTGTTACAGTTTGCTCCGAAGTTCTTAACGAGAGTGCTGCAGTAGGTCTTCCCAGATAATATTTTTCACATGGTTTCTTtccgatatttaaaaaaatgcgagcaCCGGCGGGAGCAACTATTAaataaatctcaaaaggaacactCAGAATCCCGGGACaatttccagtaggaatttctgggagaaatcctggtaACAATCCCTAGAAAATCTCAGAAAATTCGTATAAGATTTCCTGTGAACGTCTAAATTTTCTTTGCTCGAACAAGAAAACTGAGAGAAATTGTGGGAAGTTGCTCCACAACTAACATGAGCAAAAGATCCTCTGTAGAATTCCCAACAAGGAACTCCGTTAGAAACCTCACATAAAAtgttgggagaaatccctggataaaacttGGAAAAACTGTGAGCGACATCCTGGCAGCAATGCCGGAGGTAGCTCTTCTAAGAGAAGTCCCGGACGATACTCCGAGATGTaccaacttcaggagaaatcccgcgGGAACATTTCATAAATACctatcctgggagaaatttctgcagaaatcccgtgAGCGATTCTGAGAGCAATACAGGGAAAACCTCAGCTGGagcaaatcccaggaggaactcagaTAAtcggacgcaatcagtgaagtactagattgagatggtacaaacagcgtgggttaaatGGTTAGCTGAATACCGCGCGGCCTTTGCAAAGTTTCAAACGCGCATTTGGAAAGGAACAACCGCACTTGAGGGAACGCCGAAATcttatctcccataagaatggACTAAAAGGGGAGCAtaaaacgcggctgttcctttcctcagggatttgccgcgtgtacttttgggcaaatgtgctaatatgatttcttgcctaatttgatgctgtttgagcaaaagtttggatatctGAGTTGTTGCATtatttattttatgcaattcagtatcataatttacattttatataactcattttggtatcataatggccattttttccgaactggttcattatgcaactgaaatgagttgcataatgaaaaatagtttgataatcttcataatgcaactcatttgagttgcattatgaacattatgcaactcaaatgattgcattatgaaaaaaatcattgcataaaatgttgtatggatctcgttgcaaaactcgatttttcagcacttttcgtagggtattggttcccttattaagcatgtggctcccattttcatcctacgaaaaacaaaggattgaagcgttgtttgttttgtttcttatttttatattttttgttagaagtgagcacccatgaaaacaaaaaagaacggaatcaatcggtgccgtaatcgcttgttttcgaataggatgaatatgagcgtgagattactgatggcacacataccctatttatccaactcggcacgCCTCGTcggataaatatacgactcgtgctgaaaaaatcaactttttgcaactcgttacataaataactatcttgcaacttcaacaacacagttaattGAACAGTCAGAAGATTTAAtgaacataatagattacaaatcgtagctttgtacaatgaaaaaaagttaccggaccacccgtagactttaggatgtaaTCTCAAAAACGGCTTGGATGTCCATAGACATCTTAACAattctgatgctgtctattgaactttgagATGTCCAGTAagtcatgatagattacaagtcgtggctttgtattatgaataaagtaaccgttacacccgtagacattagaatctaaactccagaacagtttggatgacctaggatatcccgactgatctgaaactgtctattcaactttcaaaagacttactgggcatgatagattacaaatcgtagcttgataatgaaagaagttaccgtaacagccgtagactttaggatctaaactctagaacagtttggatgacctaggatatcccgaatgatttgaaactgtctattgaactttcaaaagatttactggacataatagattacaaatcgtgatTCTATAACACTAGCCCGAATGCACCGTTAGCCCGAATGTCACTAGCCCTAATACCACAAGCCCGATTCGAAATTTATCTATCAGTATCTTGGTAATAATAGAATACGGAAGAACAGCGTATGTTCCAAAAAAGAAAAACCTCTGCCGGATTTGTAAAttggggggcatccataaagtacgtcacgcttagaggggggggggggggggtttctccaaagtgtgacaagcaatgcattaagtataggaaaaacccgtacaaaggggggagggggggttgaaaattcccatttttagcgtgacgtactaaatggatgcccccttgatTATGGCGCTAATGATGCTGCTAATACGATTTGCGTCAATCAATCTTGAAAGAATAGCCgataaattaaagaaggaaaaatctctgatgaaattgttaatcagttttccccGAAATACCTTATGCTACcattcgggctagtgttacaTTCGGGTTAGTGgcattcgggctagtgttacagaaccgtttcgatgacctaagatatccctagtgatttgaaactgtctattgaactttcaacttactgggcatgatagattacaattcatagctttataatgaaagaagttaccgttacagtcgtagactttaggatccaagctccagaacagtttggatgacctatcaggccaaacatgtctaaaggtcctatctgcagaagagaggctctctttggtttccctctctttcgttaatatctcagccgtttatttgtattatgattgtctccttgcattgaacgatggtcaaaacaatcgtcttttgatttgtactgcaaaaatagttgaaaaagtgtaccattgcattgcaataattgaaagagaaagtgaacaaagagagcctctcaaatgcagataggacctattgaaatgtttggcctgctataggatatcccgactgatctgaaaatGTCTATCGGACTTTGACCTAGGATATGCGGAAAAATACTCTGCATCATATTttaccctttttatgctgtttaagcaccaaaactacagaaatatgtagaaaaaccagtgaagagaattgtcagacaaaagaagcacaaaacaagcaacaaagaaggcgcgacgattactctttattcctactggtaacagataatgacatgatctcgaaattttttgttgcagacaaaacggaagctgaatttgttgcgtacttttcaactcgtgaataatcaattattactaacccaaaatcgaaactttttgatgatacatcttcagcagcgttgcagtgtttaccgattcgAAGTTAACGCTCgacaatcacaatgcaaggcttaaaatctcttaactcgtggtgcacgatctttgtcctattctgttcaagttgggacaaacgtatgtcgcattgggtagaatgtcgcaacaaattcaggttgcgacattgtcgttattgttgcgcgatggttgaattttgattcactgagaaaaactctataataatgcttggaataAATCCGGGTTCGAAGGGTCAAAAATCCACGTATACGTATttataaatgaaaaccgcgttaattcaaaaatccgcgtagaataaaccgcgttaattcaaaaatccgcgtaaaaaaacctcgtaaatgaaaaccgcgtaaaaaacctgacagcacagacaaacagacgtaacacttcgaacatttttcgattcaaattatcACAGCTaaacgcgttcggtaatttttaccgaaatctcaaccgctgagcgttcggtaatggatttttaacgaaattctgtaaaaaattaacaATTTTCGGTAAaaagttatcgtttatctgtcaaactctaacgaacttcggtaaaagatGCTACCTTTACCgactttttcctgtaaaacaaacttaacggttgagatttcggtaaaacattaccgaagtcggtgattttttctaactgtgataGTCCCGGAAACCTGTTCGCCCAATATTAAAAGTACTGAGTTTGGCCgatcatcaactaggtggcggtagtgggcaaacgtcaaactcaaacaaaaacgatgcaagcgcaaTGGGTGACCAGTtgtccaactatcaaatttttaaatagaccgttaaatcggtgtacgatgggaaatgtcagagtgttacgtctgtttgtctatgctgACAGTATAAACTGtaggtagggtagcgaaccacttggacaGCGGccggtattatgtttccagttcaaaaccgaattagcgacattttttctttgacttccgctgcttttgccttgcgttaaacacaatgtcggaagtggggcgctgtattgtacacctggtgctctatacagcgccccacatccgacattgtgtttaacgcaaggcaaaagcagcgcaagtcaaagaaaaaatgtcgctaattcggttttgaactggaaacataatattatgtttccagttcaaaaccgaattagcgacatttttttctttgacttccgctgcttttgccttgcgttaaacacaatgtcggaagtggggcgctgtatagagc contains:
- the LOC109406734 gene encoding large ribosomal subunit protein uL13: MTGLSEKPILIDGRGHLLGRLASVIAKQILNGRKVVVVRCEDLQLSGHFFRNKIKFLAYLRKRCNVNPARGPFHFRAPSRMLWKAVRGMVPHKTKRGHNALKRLKVYEGIPAPFDRQKRLCVPTAMRQLCLRPDRKFCDVGRVAHEVGWKYRDVVSNLEAKRKIKSRLSYLHTKKLKKLTWKARTTVADKVKDQDAVLRKYGYLTSEFEKKWSRPVLNAQPAKPGKKKRQAAAGSN